Proteins from a single region of Campylobacter sputorum:
- a CDS encoding phosphoethanolamine transferase domain-containing protein yields MKYKESSLIMITSALFVAFYNFTFFTNVASVYDIRENFIYFVSIVIMLFSFSVLFFTLFSSKYTTKPILIFVVLVSSITAYFMDNYGVIIDNTMLTNVIETNVSETADLLSIKLFLYIIFLGIIPSIFIYKFKIIYPNFKTQFFSKLKILSIFYLLYLQLCLVFLNFIHHFLENTNL; encoded by the coding sequence ATGAAATACAAAGAATCCAGTCTTATTATGATAACTTCGGCACTTTTTGTTGCGTTTTATAACTTTACATTTTTTACAAATGTTGCATCTGTTTATGATATAAGAGAAAATTTTATATATTTTGTTTCTATAGTTATAATGCTTTTTTCATTTAGTGTTTTGTTTTTTACTCTTTTTAGCTCAAAATACACAACAAAACCTATACTTATTTTTGTGGTTTTGGTTTCATCTATAACGGCTTATTTTATGGATAATTATGGTGTTATTATAGATAACACTATGCTTACAAATGTCATTGAGACAAATGTTTCAGAAACTGCTGATTTGCTTAGTATAAAGCTATTTTTATACATTATATTTTTAGGCATAATTCCATCAATTTTTATTTATAAATTTAAGATAATTTATCCAAATTTTAAAACACAATTTTTCTCAAAGTTAAAAATTTTAAGCATTTTTTACTTATTATACTTGCAACTATGCTTAGTTTTTCTAAATTTTATACATCATTTTTTAGAGAACACAAACCTTTAA
- a CDS encoding MetQ/NlpA family ABC transporter substrate-binding protein: protein MKKIVFSLLLSFLVAGFANAAEKIVVGATPVPHAEILEVIKPELAKAGYDLDIKIFNDYVIPNVATDSGELDANFFQHLPYLEEFNKNKGTKLVSTASVHIEPMGVYSKKIKDLNELKKGAKVSIPNDPTNESRALDVLANAGLIELDNATLKTPLDITKNPKNLKFIEIEAASLPRTLDDVDISVINTNYALSVGLNPKKDALALESKDSPYANIVVVSEKNVDSKKTKALNQAIQSEAVKKFIDEKYKGAIISAF, encoded by the coding sequence ATGAAAAAAATAGTTTTTAGTTTATTGTTATCGTTTTTAGTAGCTGGTTTTGCAAATGCTGCTGAAAAAATAGTAGTTGGTGCTACGCCTGTTCCTCATGCTGAAATTCTAGAAGTTATCAAACCTGAACTTGCAAAAGCTGGATATGATTTGGATATAAAAATATTTAATGATTATGTTATACCAAATGTTGCAACAGATAGTGGCGAGTTAGACGCAAACTTTTTTCAACATTTGCCTTATTTAGAGGAATTTAATAAAAATAAAGGCACAAAACTAGTTAGCACAGCTTCTGTTCATATAGAGCCAATGGGTGTTTATAGTAAAAAGATAAAAGATTTAAATGAGCTTAAAAAAGGTGCAAAAGTTAGTATTCCAAATGATCCTACAAACGAGAGTAGAGCTTTGGATGTTTTGGCAAATGCTGGACTTATAGAGCTAGATAATGCGACTTTAAAAACTCCACTTGATATAACCAAAAATCCTAAAAATCTTAAATTTATAGAGATAGAAGCGGCTAGTCTTCCTAGAACGCTTGATGATGTTGATATATCAGTTATTAATACAAATTACGCACTTAGCGTAGGCTTAAATCCTAAAAAAGATGCCTTAGCTTTAGAAAGCAAGGATAGTCCTTATGCAAATATAGTTGTAGTTAGTGAAAAAAATGTAGATAGCAAAAAAACCAAAGCGTTAAATCAAGCTATACAAAGCGAAGCCGTGAAAAAATTTATAGATGAAAAATACAAAGGTGCGATAATTTCTGCTTTTTAA
- a CDS encoding MetQ/NlpA family ABC transporter substrate-binding protein, with the protein MKRLFLILFIVSNLSLYAQKLAVGTLPISHAHIIEFIKPLSFDIEIKEFNDYFISNYALENGEIYLHFGIGLPYMKEFNPKNTTHIFPLDIAIVNMNYVLGVNLNPKRDTLALKDRENTYVNYLIVKECNENLQS; encoded by the coding sequence ATGAAAAGATTATTTCTTATTCTGTTTATAGTCTCAAATTTAAGCTTATATGCACAAAAATTAGCTGTTGGCACTTTGCCTATTTCTCATGCTCATATTATAGAGTTTATAAAACCACTAAGTTTTGATATAGAAATAAAAGAATTTAATGACTATTTTATATCAAACTACGCTCTTGAAAATGGCGAGATATATTTGCATTTTGGTATAGGTCTTCCTTATATGAAAGAATTTAATCCAAAAAATACTACGCATATATTTCCATTAGATATTGCTATTGTAAATATGAATTATGTTCTAGGAGTAAATTTAAATCCAAAAAGAGATACTCTTGCCTTAAAAGATAGAGAAAATACTTATGTAAATTATCTTATAGTAAAGGAATGTAATGAAAATTTACAAAGCTAA
- a CDS encoding methionine ABC transporter permease produces the protein MLGDKTYQIAIDILLVATWETLYMSITSTFFASIIGIALAIILVLTRQNGLMENAKVYFVLDIIVNTLRSFPFIILIIVLFPLVRLIIGTSIGTDAAIVPLTIGTAPFMARLIENALIEVDSGIVEAAKSFGASKMQIIFKVILVEAVPTLINVITLSIIVVIGFSAMAGTLGGGGLGDVAIRYGFQRFRADIMTYTVIILIVMVQIFQSMGDLIYKKVKR, from the coding sequence ATTTTAGGCGATAAAACTTATCAAATTGCTATTGATATTTTATTAGTTGCAACTTGGGAAACTTTATATATGAGCATTACTTCAACATTTTTTGCTTCCATCATAGGAATTGCACTGGCTATAATTCTTGTTTTAACTAGACAAAATGGATTAATGGAAAATGCAAAAGTGTATTTTGTTCTTGACATAATAGTAAATACGCTTAGAAGTTTTCCTTTTATAATACTCATCATAGTTCTTTTTCCGCTTGTTCGCCTTATAATTGGCACAAGTATAGGAACAGACGCTGCTATCGTACCACTTACTATAGGCACAGCTCCTTTTATGGCAAGACTTATAGAAAATGCTTTAATAGAAGTTGATAGTGGTATAGTTGAAGCTGCAAAAAGTTTTGGTGCTAGTAAAATGCAAATAATTTTTAAAGTTATTTTAGTTGAAGCAGTTCCAACTCTTATAAATGTTATAACTTTAAGCATAATAGTAGTTATCGGTTTTTCTGCTATGGCTGGAACTCTTGGTGGCGGAGGACTTGGTGATGTTGCTATAAGATATGGTTTTCAAAGATTTAGAGCAGACATAATGACATACACTGTTATTATACTTATAGTAATGGTTCAAATTTTCCAAAGTATGGGGGATTTGATTTATAAAAAAGTAAAAAGATAG